A region of uncultured Carboxylicivirga sp. DNA encodes the following proteins:
- the trpC gene encoding indole-3-glycerol phosphate synthase TrpC, with amino-acid sequence MKILDKIILRKKEEVAEAKAKVTIETLIQSEAFGLKAPSLKAYLTDPSKSGVITEFKRQSPSKGVINGKAQVKDVVTAYEKAGASALSVLTDTDFFGGTFDDLIEARSVTTIPILRKDFMVDPYQMFEAKSIGASAILLIAACLSNQQAEELGAAAHELGLEVLMELHDESELERLNQYVDVVGINNRNLKTFEVNLKHSVALAQQLPKDKIRISESGIHSADDVFYLRENGFDGFLIGENFMKTNDPGQACIDFCKAIKR; translated from the coding sequence ATGAAGATTCTTGATAAAATAATTTTAAGAAAGAAGGAGGAAGTGGCAGAGGCTAAGGCAAAAGTTACGATTGAAACATTGATACAGTCAGAGGCTTTTGGACTCAAGGCACCTTCATTGAAAGCATATTTAACTGATCCTTCCAAATCGGGCGTAATTACTGAGTTTAAACGCCAGTCGCCATCTAAAGGTGTGATTAATGGAAAGGCTCAGGTGAAAGATGTGGTTACAGCCTATGAAAAAGCCGGAGCATCGGCACTTTCGGTATTAACAGATACTGATTTTTTCGGAGGAACATTTGATGACCTGATAGAAGCCCGTTCGGTAACTACAATTCCTATTTTGAGAAAAGACTTTATGGTGGATCCTTACCAGATGTTTGAAGCAAAATCAATTGGTGCAAGTGCTATTTTGTTGATAGCGGCCTGTCTTTCAAATCAACAGGCTGAAGAGTTGGGGGCTGCTGCTCATGAATTGGGTTTAGAGGTACTAATGGAACTTCATGACGAAAGTGAACTGGAACGATTGAACCAATATGTTGATGTGGTTGGAATCAACAACCGTAATCTGAAAACTTTTGAAGTAAATCTAAAGCATTCTGTTGCTTTAGCTCAGCAATTACCCAAAGATAAGATACGCATTTCAGAGAGTGGAATACATTCGGCTGACGATGTGTTCTATTTAAGAGAGAATGGTTTTGATGGTTTTCTGATTGGAGAGAACTTCATGAAAACGAATGATCCTGGTCAGGCTTGTATCGATTTTTGTAAAGCTATCAAGCGATAA
- a CDS encoding TetR/AcrR family transcriptional regulator, translated as MSVGIKISLNAKLYLRDPQETLLGQKIIKNSILLIDEIGFESFTFKKLAQKINSTEASIYRYFENKHLLLIYLVSWYWEWLIYLIEINTINIESSHKKLDIIIDNLVEAYRENPAIEYVNESILQRVVISEGAKAYHTKEVDNDNKEGFFTNFKELCEKIASIILEVDPEFPYPHALASNLIEMANSHSFFAVHLPRLTDIKISNSDYTPVKEMLRHFVSKLLNNNSH; from the coding sequence ATGTCGGTAGGAATTAAAATAAGCCTAAATGCCAAGCTATACCTGAGAGACCCGCAGGAAACATTACTTGGTCAGAAAATAATAAAAAATAGCATTTTACTGATTGACGAAATTGGTTTTGAATCTTTTACCTTTAAAAAACTGGCCCAAAAGATTAATTCAACAGAAGCTTCTATCTACAGATATTTTGAAAACAAACACTTACTGCTAATTTATCTTGTATCATGGTATTGGGAATGGTTAATATACCTAATTGAAATCAACACCATTAATATTGAATCGAGTCATAAAAAACTCGATATAATTATCGATAATTTAGTTGAGGCCTATAGGGAAAATCCCGCCATTGAATATGTAAATGAGAGTATTCTACAACGAGTTGTGATATCGGAAGGAGCCAAAGCTTATCACACAAAAGAAGTTGACAACGACAATAAAGAAGGATTCTTTACCAATTTCAAAGAGTTATGCGAAAAAATTGCCTCTATAATTTTAGAAGTTGATCCTGAATTTCCATATCCCCACGCATTGGCAAGTAATCTAATAGAAATGGCTAACAGTCATAGTTTTTTTGCAGTGCACCTTCCAAGACTTACAGATATAAAAATATCAAACAGTGATTATACGCCCGTTAAGGAAATGCTTCGCCATTTCGTCTCTAAGTTATTAAATAACAACAGCCACTAG
- a CDS encoding 2-oxoacid:ferredoxin oxidoreductase subunit beta, with amino-acid sequence MSVESQIKFTDFKSDQSVKWCPGCGDHAILNSVQKAMANLGYSKEEVAVISGIGCSSRFPYYMETYGFHTIHGRGSAIASGVKVANPRLKVWQITGDGDALAIGGNHFIHTIRRNVDLNVILFNNQIYGLTKGQYSPTSKRGFISKTSPFGTVESPFRPGELCIGARGHFFARCIDKDLKHSVEMMEEAAAHEGTSIIEVLQNCVIYNDKTHNAITDKAHSEDRTIKLEHGKPMIFGKDRNKGLVLDGLNLKVVTIGQNNITEADILIHDAHCEDTTLHLKLADMEYPDYPVALGVIRAVKAPVYDQCVESQLNDVQEISKIKTFKDLIHSGDTWDVE; translated from the coding sequence ATGTCTGTAGAAAGTCAAATAAAATTTACTGATTTCAAAAGTGATCAGAGTGTTAAATGGTGCCCTGGTTGTGGAGACCATGCAATACTGAATTCTGTTCAAAAAGCAATGGCTAATTTGGGTTATTCAAAAGAAGAGGTAGCTGTGATTTCAGGTATCGGATGTTCATCCCGTTTTCCATATTACATGGAGACATATGGTTTTCATACCATTCACGGACGAGGATCAGCAATTGCTTCAGGAGTAAAAGTGGCTAATCCAAGATTAAAAGTTTGGCAAATTACAGGAGATGGTGATGCGTTAGCTATTGGAGGTAACCACTTCATACATACTATTCGTCGTAATGTTGATTTGAATGTAATTCTATTTAATAACCAGATTTACGGATTAACAAAAGGACAGTATTCTCCAACCTCTAAACGTGGGTTTATATCAAAAACTTCGCCATTTGGAACCGTTGAATCACCTTTCCGTCCAGGAGAACTGTGTATTGGTGCCCGCGGGCATTTCTTTGCCCGTTGCATTGACAAAGATTTAAAACATTCGGTTGAGATGATGGAAGAAGCTGCTGCTCATGAGGGTACTTCTATCATTGAAGTGTTGCAAAACTGTGTGATCTATAATGATAAAACACATAATGCAATAACAGATAAGGCTCACTCTGAAGATCGTACCATTAAACTGGAACATGGCAAACCTATGATATTTGGTAAAGACCGTAATAAAGGTTTGGTGCTGGATGGTTTGAATCTAAAGGTGGTGACTATTGGTCAGAATAATATTACAGAAGCTGATATACTTATTCATGATGCACATTGTGAGGATACTACCTTGCATCTGAAATTGGCTGATATGGAATATCCTGATTATCCTGTTGCTCTGGGCGTGATCCGTGCTGTAAAAGCACCAGTTTACGATCAGTGTGTGGAGTCGCAATTAAATGATGTTCAGGAAATAAGTAAAATTAAGACCTTTAAAGATTTAATACACTCAGGTGATACCTGGGATGTAGAATAA
- a CDS encoding chorismate-binding protein has product MELKNIICKATPIPANVADVTTPVSLYLKLRDAYPNTILLESSDYHGNSNSMSFICFNPVYDFIADKGKVFLGEAHKDLESITIDKVNNVPQLLDEFIKSFNVKKENCPVKVNGLFGYTTFDAVQYFDTLTFESPVLDEHKIPEMRYTFYKYIIAFNHFSNQLHLIENLNEGEESAAGELIDTFYNRALPAFNFEPANNETSNLTNEEYMAMVTKGKEHCFRGDVFQIVLSRQFKQSFKGDEFNVYRALRNINPSPYLFYFDYGSYKIFGSSPEAQLVIQNNEATINPIAGTFKRTGDDIKDQELAIKLSEDAKENAEHVMLVDLARNDLSRNCEKVKVNTYKEVQYYSHVLHLVSDVSGQLKEGSIAARVMADTFPAGTLSGAPKYKAMQLIDSIENQNRGYYGGCIGNIGLDGSFNQAIMIRSFLSKNNTLFYQAGAGVVSESKEENELAEVNNKLGALKKAIEMAQDF; this is encoded by the coding sequence ATGGAACTTAAAAATATAATTTGCAAAGCAACACCCATCCCGGCTAATGTAGCCGATGTGACAACACCAGTTAGCTTATACCTGAAATTACGCGATGCTTACCCAAATACTATTTTATTGGAAAGTAGTGATTATCATGGTAATTCCAACTCGATGTCGTTTATCTGCTTTAATCCTGTTTACGATTTCATTGCGGATAAAGGGAAAGTGTTTTTGGGAGAAGCGCATAAGGATTTGGAGAGTATTACTATTGATAAAGTGAATAATGTTCCGCAGTTGCTCGATGAATTTATTAAGAGTTTCAATGTTAAAAAGGAAAATTGCCCGGTTAAAGTAAATGGTCTTTTCGGTTACACAACCTTTGATGCGGTGCAATATTTCGATACCCTTACTTTTGAATCACCTGTTCTCGATGAGCATAAAATTCCTGAAATGCGTTATACTTTTTACAAGTATATCATTGCTTTCAATCATTTTAGTAATCAATTGCACCTGATTGAAAACCTGAATGAGGGAGAAGAATCGGCTGCAGGTGAATTAATTGACACCTTTTATAACAGGGCTTTACCTGCCTTTAATTTTGAACCGGCCAATAACGAAACTTCCAATCTTACGAATGAAGAGTACATGGCGATGGTAACTAAAGGAAAAGAGCACTGTTTCAGAGGTGATGTTTTTCAGATTGTGTTATCACGTCAGTTCAAGCAGTCGTTTAAAGGCGATGAATTTAATGTTTACAGGGCTTTACGAAACATTAATCCTTCGCCTTACTTGTTTTATTTCGATTACGGATCGTACAAGATTTTTGGATCATCGCCAGAAGCACAGCTGGTGATTCAAAATAATGAAGCAACGATCAATCCGATTGCCGGAACTTTCAAACGAACCGGTGATGATATAAAAGATCAGGAGCTGGCTATAAAATTAAGTGAGGATGCCAAGGAGAATGCTGAACATGTAATGTTGGTTGATCTGGCGCGTAACGACTTAAGCAGGAACTGTGAAAAGGTGAAGGTAAATACCTATAAAGAGGTTCAGTATTACTCACATGTATTACACCTTGTTTCGGATGTTAGCGGGCAATTGAAAGAAGGATCCATTGCAGCCCGTGTAATGGCTGATACTTTTCCGGCAGGAACTTTATCGGGAGCTCCCAAATACAAAGCCATGCAGCTGATTGATTCCATCGAAAATCAAAACCGTGGATATTATGGTGGTTGCATAGGTAATATTGGTTTAGATGGAAGCTTTAATCAGGCAATCATGATTCGTTCTTTTCTAAGTAAAAACAATACCTTGTTTTATCAGGCGGGCGCTGGTGTGGTAAGTGAATCAAAAGAAGAAAATGAGTTGGCTGAAGTCAATAATAAATTGGGAGCATTGAAAAAAGCCATTGAAATGGCGCAAGATTTTTAA
- the trpB gene encoding tryptophan synthase subunit beta: MSDKSKYQVDENGMYGRFGGAFIPEMLQPNIDNLKKVYLDIINSEAFQKEYKSLLKDYVGRPSPLYLAKRLSAKYNTNVYLKREDLNHTGAHKVNNTIGQILIAKHMGKERIIAETGAGQHGVATATACALMGLKCVVYMGEVDIKRQAPNVARMKMLGAEVKAAQSGSKTLKDATNEAMRDWICNPEDTFYLIGSVVGPHPYPDMVARLQAIISEEIAWQIKEQTDKEYPDYVIACVGGGSNAAGSFYHFLDDERVKLVAVEASGMGVDSGETAATIAMGDLGVIHGSKTYLMQSDDGQITEPYSISAGLDYPGIGPIHAHLHDTKRATIISATDQEALDSALELTQLEGIIPALESSHALAALGKMKFKPDDAVVITISGRGDKDMETYMNRFGF; encoded by the coding sequence ATGAGTGATAAAAGTAAATATCAAGTTGACGAAAATGGGATGTACGGTCGTTTTGGTGGAGCGTTTATACCGGAAATGTTACAACCCAATATCGATAATCTGAAGAAGGTTTATCTCGATATTATCAATTCTGAAGCGTTTCAGAAAGAGTATAAATCGTTGTTGAAAGATTATGTGGGACGTCCGTCACCACTTTATCTGGCGAAGCGATTGTCTGCAAAATATAATACCAATGTCTATCTGAAGCGTGAAGATCTGAATCATACAGGTGCCCATAAAGTAAATAATACTATTGGTCAGATTCTGATTGCCAAGCATATGGGTAAAGAGCGAATTATAGCTGAGACAGGTGCTGGGCAGCATGGAGTGGCAACAGCTACTGCCTGTGCATTGATGGGTTTGAAGTGTGTGGTTTATATGGGCGAGGTGGACATTAAACGTCAGGCTCCAAACGTGGCCCGCATGAAAATGTTGGGTGCCGAAGTAAAAGCTGCACAATCGGGTAGTAAAACACTGAAAGATGCCACCAACGAAGCAATGCGCGATTGGATTTGTAACCCTGAAGATACTTTTTATTTGATTGGTTCAGTTGTTGGTCCACATCCTTATCCTGATATGGTTGCTCGTTTGCAGGCTATCATTAGCGAGGAGATTGCTTGGCAAATAAAAGAGCAAACCGATAAGGAATATCCTGATTATGTGATTGCCTGTGTTGGAGGAGGAAGTAATGCTGCTGGTTCATTTTACCATTTCCTGGATGATGAGCGGGTTAAATTAGTGGCCGTAGAAGCCTCAGGTATGGGAGTTGATTCAGGTGAAACTGCTGCAACAATTGCAATGGGTGATTTGGGTGTGATTCATGGTAGCAAGACGTATTTGATGCAAAGTGATGATGGCCAGATTACAGAACCTTATTCAATCTCTGCTGGTTTGGATTATCCGGGTATTGGTCCAATACATGCACATCTGCATGATACGAAACGTGCAACCATCATATCTGCAACTGATCAGGAAGCACTTGATTCAGCGTTGGAATTAACCCAGCTGGAAGGAATTATTCCTGCTTTGGAATCGTCGCACGCTTTGGCTGCTTTGGGTAAAATGAAATTTAAGCCTGATGATGCCGTCGTGATTACTATCTCGGGACGTGGTGATAAAGATATGGAGACTTATATGAATCGATTTGGATTCTAA
- a CDS encoding carbonic anhydrase family protein encodes MNNLMTQTKTSQLQISSAEALKMLMDGNRRFVENNVLNRDFLQQINETSDAQYPFAAIVSCIDSRIPTEIVFDQGIGDVFNVRIAGNIVNEDILGSLEFACKITGSKLIVVMGHTSCGAIKGACDDAQLGNLSVLLNKIKPVVDSIPTDLGVDRSSANSSFVDKVAEKNVSNTIENILSQSKVLNELYENGEIDIVGAMYDVKSGKVKFA; translated from the coding sequence ATGAATAATTTAATGACACAAACCAAGACATCTCAGTTGCAGATTAGTTCTGCTGAGGCTCTAAAAATGTTAATGGATGGAAACCGTCGTTTTGTAGAAAACAATGTTTTAAACCGTGATTTTCTGCAGCAGATAAATGAAACCTCTGATGCGCAATATCCATTTGCTGCAATTGTGAGTTGTATAGATTCTCGTATTCCAACAGAAATTGTATTTGATCAGGGAATTGGTGATGTTTTTAATGTGAGAATAGCCGGTAATATAGTTAATGAAGATATTTTAGGTAGTCTTGAGTTTGCGTGTAAGATAACCGGTTCAAAGTTAATCGTAGTTATGGGGCATACCTCTTGCGGAGCCATTAAGGGAGCATGTGACGATGCTCAGTTGGGTAATCTATCGGTATTGCTTAATAAAATTAAGCCTGTAGTTGATAGTATACCAACTGATCTGGGAGTAGATCGTAGTTCAGCCAATTCTTCTTTTGTAGATAAGGTAGCAGAGAAGAATGTGAGTAACACAATTGAAAATATATTGTCTCAAAGTAAAGTTCTAAATGAATTATATGAAAATGGAGAGATAGATATAGTTGGAGCAATGTATGATGTTAAGAGTGGTAAAGTAAAGTTTGCATAG
- the trpA gene encoding tryptophan synthase subunit alpha → MNRIQKLLQEKKDIFSAYYTAGHPQLEDTLPILEALQDAGTDLVEVGMPFSDPLADGPTIQKSSEEALENGMSIKKLFEQIKDMRKTIDMPIVLMGYFNPVFKYGVEAFVAKCKEMGVDGVILPDLPFDEYKDKYQQLFEDANISNIFLITPQTPDERIKLIDANSNGFIYMVSSASVTGAKSGLSDQQLTYFNRVNNLGLKTPRIIGFGISNKETFTTACQYASGAIVGSAFVKLLAEKGADKKAINDFVKSIKDTSSK, encoded by the coding sequence ATGAACAGAATACAAAAACTCTTACAAGAGAAAAAAGATATATTCTCGGCTTATTATACTGCCGGTCATCCGCAACTGGAGGACACATTGCCTATTCTAGAAGCACTGCAGGACGCCGGAACAGATTTGGTTGAAGTAGGCATGCCTTTTTCAGATCCTTTAGCTGATGGACCTACCATTCAGAAAAGTAGTGAAGAAGCGCTGGAAAATGGAATGAGCATCAAAAAGCTTTTTGAGCAAATCAAGGATATGCGTAAAACCATTGACATGCCGATTGTTTTAATGGGTTATTTCAATCCGGTTTTTAAATATGGAGTGGAGGCTTTTGTTGCTAAATGTAAAGAAATGGGGGTTGACGGAGTAATTCTTCCTGACCTTCCGTTTGATGAATACAAAGACAAGTATCAGCAACTTTTTGAAGATGCCAATATTTCAAATATATTTTTAATCACTCCACAAACACCTGATGAACGTATTAAATTAATAGATGCCAATAGCAATGGTTTTATCTATATGGTTTCATCTGCTTCGGTAACAGGTGCTAAAAGTGGATTGTCGGATCAGCAATTGACATATTTCAACCGTGTAAATAATCTTGGTCTTAAAACTCCAAGGATAATTGGATTTGGTATTAGTAATAAAGAAACTTTTACTACAGCCTGCCAATATGCTTCGGGTGCAATTGTAGGAAGTGCCTTTGTGAAATTATTGGCAGAAAAAGGTGCCGATAAAAAGGCTATCAATGATTTTGTAAAAAGTATAAAAGATACTTCCAGTAAATAG
- a CDS encoding aminodeoxychorismate/anthranilate synthase component II — MKILILDNYDSFTYNLVHYVEEILNEKVDVFRNDEISIAEVNKYEKILLSPGPGIPDEAGILKELIKTYMPTKSILGVCLGCQAIGEVCGGSIRNLNKVYHGVATKVKVTSRDEYLFNSIPDEFMAGRYHSWVVNEEDLPAELTITSRDEEGQIMGVCHKEYDLRGVQFHPESVLTENGKQMIRNWLGK, encoded by the coding sequence ATGAAGATTCTGATTCTGGATAATTACGATTCGTTTACATACAATCTGGTCCATTACGTTGAAGAGATTTTAAATGAAAAGGTGGATGTTTTCCGCAACGATGAAATCTCAATAGCAGAGGTGAATAAATACGAAAAAATTCTGTTGTCTCCGGGCCCTGGTATACCTGATGAAGCGGGCATATTGAAGGAACTTATCAAAACATATATGCCAACTAAAAGTATTTTAGGAGTATGTTTGGGTTGTCAGGCAATTGGTGAGGTTTGTGGAGGCAGTATTCGCAACCTTAATAAAGTTTATCATGGGGTGGCAACAAAAGTAAAAGTGACCAGTAGAGATGAATATTTGTTTAACTCTATACCTGATGAATTCATGGCGGGCAGATATCATAGTTGGGTTGTGAATGAAGAAGATTTACCAGCTGAACTTACCATAACATCGCGCGATGAGGAAGGTCAGATTATGGGTGTTTGCCATAAAGAGTATGATCTACGTGGAGTGCAGTTTCACCCCGAATCGGTTTTAACAGAGAACGGGAAACAAATGATTCGTAACTGGTTGGGAAAATAA
- a CDS encoding SulP family inorganic anion transporter: MKGKRNVSIMGSLKQDFPASIVVFLVAVPLCLGIALASGAPLFSGIISGIIGGIVVGAISKSQLGVSGPAAGLAVIVLSAISELGGFETFLLAVVISGVIQVVLGFAKAGIIGYYFPSSVIKGMLSGIGIIIILKQIPHAFGYDHDYEGDLSFIHSDGHNTLSELYHMLGAISPGAIIISVVSMIVLIVWEQSFMKKIRLFNILQGPLVVVIIGILLNVIFGASENLALKPDQVVAIPVADSIAGFFGQFTFPDFSQLLNKDLWIIGATIAIVASLETLLCLEATDKLDPHKRITPVNLELKAQGIGNIISGLIGGLPITQVIVRSSTNIQSGGQTKMSAILHGVIMLISALAIPKILNLIPLASLAAILFVVGYKLAKPVVFKQMYMLGKEHFAPFMVTIVGIIFTDLLIGIIMGLVVAVMYILYNNFKKPFLVESEDDLKNGVIHLSLAQDVTFINKASIMNTLSEIPNGSKVVIDASKSINIDQDVIEIIKEFETNAGYRDIDLTIKKREKRGVSNQRRIIESALSMSN, from the coding sequence ATGAAAGGAAAAAGGAATGTAAGTATTATGGGAAGTTTAAAGCAGGATTTTCCTGCATCAATAGTTGTATTTCTGGTTGCAGTGCCTCTTTGTCTGGGGATTGCATTAGCTTCTGGAGCACCTCTTTTTTCAGGAATCATTTCAGGAATTATTGGAGGAATTGTAGTTGGAGCGATTAGTAAATCTCAGTTAGGAGTTAGCGGGCCAGCAGCAGGATTAGCTGTGATTGTATTATCAGCTATCAGTGAATTAGGTGGATTTGAGACTTTTCTATTAGCAGTTGTGATCAGTGGAGTTATTCAGGTTGTTCTTGGTTTTGCTAAAGCTGGTATTATTGGATATTATTTTCCGTCGTCAGTAATCAAAGGAATGTTGTCTGGCATAGGTATAATTATTATTCTTAAGCAAATACCTCATGCCTTCGGATACGATCATGATTATGAAGGCGATTTGAGCTTTATCCACTCGGATGGGCATAATACTTTGTCAGAGTTATATCACATGTTGGGAGCGATTAGTCCAGGTGCGATTATTATTTCAGTGGTTTCAATGATTGTTTTGATAGTATGGGAACAATCCTTCATGAAAAAGATACGATTGTTTAATATTCTTCAGGGACCATTGGTTGTAGTAATTATAGGTATTCTTTTAAATGTAATTTTTGGGGCTTCAGAAAATTTAGCATTAAAGCCCGATCAGGTGGTTGCTATTCCCGTAGCTGATAGTATTGCTGGTTTTTTCGGTCAATTCACCTTCCCTGATTTTAGTCAGTTGTTAAATAAGGATTTATGGATTATAGGTGCGACCATTGCCATAGTTGCCAGTTTAGAGACATTGCTTTGCCTTGAGGCAACAGATAAACTGGATCCTCATAAACGCATAACACCTGTAAATTTGGAGTTAAAAGCTCAGGGGATTGGAAATATAATCTCAGGATTGATTGGAGGTTTGCCAATTACTCAGGTTATCGTTCGTAGTTCAACAAATATTCAATCGGGAGGTCAGACCAAAATGTCTGCAATCTTACATGGAGTCATCATGTTAATTAGTGCATTAGCTATTCCTAAAATTCTTAACCTTATTCCATTAGCTAGTTTAGCAGCTATTTTATTTGTTGTTGGTTATAAATTAGCTAAGCCAGTCGTTTTTAAACAGATGTACATGTTAGGTAAAGAACATTTTGCACCCTTTATGGTAACCATTGTTGGTATCATCTTTACTGATTTGTTAATTGGAATTATTATGGGATTGGTTGTGGCAGTAATGTATATCCTCTACAATAATTTCAAAAAACCTTTCTTGGTTGAATCAGAGGATGATTTGAAAAATGGTGTTATTCATTTAAGCCTTGCTCAGGATGTTACTTTCATCAATAAGGCGAGTATCATGAATACTTTAAGTGAGATACCAAATGGTTCAAAAGTGGTAATTGATGCGTCTAAAAGTATAAATATTGATCAGGATGTTATTGAAATAATCAAAGAGTTTGAAACAAATGCCGGATATAGAGACATTGATCTTACCATAAAAAAACGTGAGAAGAGAGGTGTTAGTAACCAGAGAAGAATCATTGAGTCGGCTTTAAGCATGAGTAATTAA
- a CDS encoding phosphoribosylanthranilate isomerase, producing MKHLPLIKICGMRDPDNIREVLKLSPDYLGFIFYPKSPRFVKDYPAVDFPSSVKKVGVFVNASEREIGEKRISFGLDVLQLHGDESPELCHILKQSGVEIIKVFRVDENFDFELPRKYEDFVDYFLFDTATKDFGGSGKKFDWRLLKGYNNARPIFLSGGIGPDDSASILEIEGLNIKAIDINSCFEIEPALKDVETLKRFISELRKGMNETIDLKSG from the coding sequence ATGAAGCATCTGCCCCTGATAAAAATATGCGGAATGCGCGATCCTGATAATATCAGGGAGGTATTGAAGCTGTCTCCCGATTATTTGGGATTCATCTTTTATCCTAAGTCGCCTCGCTTTGTGAAGGATTATCCTGCCGTTGATTTTCCTTCATCTGTGAAGAAAGTGGGGGTGTTTGTGAATGCATCGGAGCGTGAGATTGGTGAAAAGAGAATCAGTTTTGGTTTGGATGTTTTGCAGCTTCATGGGGATGAATCGCCTGAGTTATGTCATATACTCAAACAAAGTGGAGTTGAGATAATAAAAGTATTCAGGGTGGATGAGAATTTTGATTTTGAGTTACCCCGCAAGTATGAAGACTTTGTGGATTACTTTTTGTTTGATACAGCAACCAAAGATTTTGGGGGTAGTGGAAAGAAGTTCGATTGGCGTTTATTGAAAGGTTATAATAATGCACGCCCCATCTTTTTAAGCGGTGGAATCGGACCTGATGATTCAGCTTCCATCTTGGAGATTGAAGGACTCAATATTAAAGCCATTGATATTAATAGTTGTTTTGAAATAGAGCCAGCATTGAAAGACGTTGAAACGTTGAAACGTTTTATTTCTGAATTAAGAAAGGGGATGAATGAAACGATAGATTTAAAAAGTGGATAA
- the trpD gene encoding anthranilate phosphoribosyltransferase, protein MIKTILKELLNYGTLSRSQAKEMLVNIAAETYNQSEVVAFLTVFMMRPVTVEELSGFRDALLELCLRIDLSEFNTIDMCGTGGDGKNTFNVSTLSSLVVAGAGAKVAKHGNYGVSSSCGSSNVMEYLGYQFTSEEDKLKEQLEKANICFLHAPMFHPAMKAVGPIRRELGLKTFFNMLGPLVNPSFPQNQLVGVFSLELARIYQYIYQQTNKNYTIIHSMDGYDEISLTGDFKAITQNGEQMYSPKDFGMDPVTPEDIFGGNTIPEAAEIFVKVLEGNGTKAQNSVVIANAASALQCYYPEKSLEQCIEDAKRSLSDGKAAEVLSNLLSLS, encoded by the coding sequence ATGATTAAAACCATATTAAAAGAACTACTTAACTACGGAACCTTATCGCGGAGTCAGGCCAAGGAAATGCTGGTTAATATTGCTGCTGAAACTTATAACCAGTCTGAAGTAGTTGCGTTTCTTACAGTCTTTATGATGCGTCCGGTTACTGTTGAAGAGTTATCAGGCTTTAGAGATGCATTATTGGAATTGTGCCTAAGAATTGATCTCTCAGAATTCAACACAATTGATATGTGTGGTACTGGTGGTGACGGTAAAAATACCTTTAATGTATCAACATTGTCCTCCTTGGTTGTAGCCGGAGCCGGTGCAAAAGTTGCCAAACATGGTAATTACGGAGTGTCCTCATCATGTGGTTCGTCCAATGTAATGGAATATCTGGGATATCAGTTCACCTCTGAAGAAGATAAGTTAAAGGAACAATTAGAAAAAGCCAATATCTGTTTCTTACATGCTCCTATGTTTCATCCTGCCATGAAGGCCGTTGGCCCTATCCGCAGAGAGCTGGGATTAAAAACATTCTTTAATATGCTGGGACCGTTGGTAAATCCATCTTTCCCTCAAAATCAACTGGTGGGTGTTTTTAGTTTGGAACTGGCTCGTATTTATCAGTACATCTATCAGCAAACAAACAAGAACTATACCATCATTCATTCAATGGATGGATATGATGAGATTTCGTTGACAGGTGATTTTAAAGCCATCACTCAAAATGGCGAACAAATGTATTCACCAAAAGATTTTGGTATGGATCCGGTTACTCCAGAAGATATTTTTGGCGGAAATACTATTCCTGAAGCCGCTGAGATATTTGTGAAAGTCTTGGAAGGAAACGGAACCAAAGCGCAGAATAGTGTGGTGATTGCCAATGCAGCTTCGGCTCTTCAATGTTATTACCCGGAAAAAAGTCTGGAACAATGTATTGAAGATGCTAAGAGATCCCTAAGTGATGGTAAAGCTGCCGAAGTATTGTCAAACCTGTTGAGCCTGTCATAA